Genomic window (Mustela nigripes isolate SB6536 chromosome 18, MUSNIG.SB6536, whole genome shotgun sequence):
AATGACTCTGGGTACTTGAACTTTAGGATAAGGTTGATAGGAGACTGTGgaatgcaaaataaagaaaaaaacatgtcaCCATGTAACACAGACTTCCATTTTACTTGTGTCATCTGCATTCCTGTGACTGAAATTGAGAAGCAGGCATTGTTATTAATGTGATATGCTTGTGGTTTGGccatatttcataaaattcatcctttaaaTATACAGTTCCATTGTTTTTAGTCTATTCACAAGGCTGTGCAGCTGTCATCACTGTctattccagaacattttcatcaccccaattAGAAACTATATACCTATCACGCCATTTTTCTTTgcccctagcccctggcaacttTAATATACTTGTTATCcctacagatttgcctattttggtCATGCCacatagaatcatataatatttgaaatctatgactggcttctttcttgAAGCATAATGTTTATCCATATTGTGGCAATGTATTGctatttcattcctttctgtggCCAGAGACTATCCATTCTGTGGATCTACCacatttattttatccattcatcatttgattgaaatttgagggttttttccccacttatttgctgttatgaataatgctgttataaacatttgtgtgctcATTTTTATGCAGACATAAGTTTTTTCAGATCTCTTCGTTATATATGTAGGAATAGAgatgctgggtcatatggtagctctgcTGTGTTTAACAATTTGAGGAACTGGCAAAGTTCTCACAGagaactgaagtttttttttttttttttttaagatttttatttattcgaaagagagcaagggagagacagagcacaagcatggggagggacggagggtgagagagaagcagactcctcgccaagcagggagcctgatgtggggcttgatcctaggaccttgggatcatgacctgagctgaaggcagaggcttagccaactgagccacccaggtgccctgaaaactGAAGATAGCGTTCTGAATTGAGAAACCATGACACAAAAAGCCATTGGTCAGAAACTTTaacacttttttcatttaatttgaagGGGAACTGAGTTGTAAAGTACAGCCTCTTAAGAACTGTGGTCAGGAATTTCAGTGAGACAAAAATTGGAATAGTTCTCTAAGTAGAGATACGGCACGAGGAAGCAACCTATGGATGATCATAGATTTAGCAATTTCAAAAATGAGTATTAGAGAAATTCGAGTTGATATCAACTGCTTAAAATTTTGAACTCTTGGAGTACTTACTTGGTGAGACTTTCCATGTTTTTCATGAGAAGCATAatagcaggggaagtggcaggccaggggagagggagaaacagactccctgctgagcagggagcccgatgggggctccatcccaggagcctgggatcataacctgagccaaaggcggatgctcaactggctgagccactcagatatCCCAGGAGTTCACATTTTCATTAGTTAATGATCTTTTTCCTTCACAGAGTTTTCAAAATTGTGTATTAAGTCAGGGCATTTCAGTTCTTCTATTCagtcatcttttttcctttcaattttgctttttaacagaGTTTGAATTCTTATACAAATGGAGTATATGGCTCACCATACCCCCCCGTTCCTGCACCAAATACTGCCTCATACTCTGGGGCTTATTATACACCGGGATATACTCAGACCAGTTACTCCCCGGAGGTTCCAAGCACTTACCGTTCACCTGGCAACAGCCCGGCACCAGTCTCTCGTTGGCTGTATCCTCAGCAGGACTGCCAAACAGAAGCAGCCCCTCTCCGGGGGCAGGTTCCAGGATATCCTGCTTCGCAGGTGAGCAGTTTTCTGTTGggtttttaatattctgtgagtgaggggtgcctgggtggctcagtcagttaagtgtcccgattcttggtcatgagttcaagccctgcattgggctccacaccaagtgtggtggggaaaaaaaaaaaattttttttttaaattctgtgagTGATACccatatttatttctctctctgctttaagGGGAGTTCTAATACATCTTTATTTGTGCTTCCTAATAGCATATGGGTCCACTTAGTTATAATGTCATGGGACAGACTTTATGCTGTGCTTTAACCTTTGAATTTTAAGCTTTCTCCTTCTGAGTTTGATGGTCACCAAATCTGCCCCATGTATCTTTGGAACCAAGTTTTTTTGGGGAGTTGGAGAAGTGACTACAACTGATTAGAGATGCTACAACTTAGGTTAGTAGCAGCTGAAGTATACTCGGTTAAGCAGAGAGGAAGCATCGAAGTCTGTTTAtactagaatattttcattactttaAGTTTTTTTGGCAGTGACCAGCATATTTCCTTCCTCTCAATCTAGAATCCTGGAATGACCCTGCCTCATTATCCTTATGGGGATGGTAATCGTAGTGTTCCACAACCAGGACCAACTGTACGACCACAGGAGGACTCATGGGCTTCTCCTGGTGCTTATGGAATGGGAACCCGTTACCCCTGGCCTTCAGCTGCTCCCTCAGCACCGCCTGGGAATCTCTATATGAGTGAGAGTCCTTCACCCTGGCCTAGCAACAGCTCTCCTCAGTCACCTCCTTCACCATCACCCCATCAGCCCAAGGTAGGAGACCTTCTAAACATTCTTTTGACGTTTGGGTAATTGAGAGAACACAACATGGAAATTTTCCACACTGGTGTGTGTTAAATGGAGACTAATTGCAAAAAGTTGGTGATTAATACCAACTTTACATAGcccagtttcttctttccttttaataaactttggtttttagagcagttttaggttcacctCTTTTTTGCAAAAGCCAGAAAAATGTTCACTTATTGTTTGTTGTTGTACTGTCAGCtgaatattaaacaaaataaaaaatttattttattaccttAGTCTGTAGACAGAAGACGATACCAATGGAAATTGTATAAACCATAGACTTGAACATCATTTGCCTGTGGCTAGGTTCCATTTTTAAATCTGTCTTAAGGTTTTAACTCTTTAGGGGAAAAACGATCTAACTCCTCCTTATTAAAAAGTCACTGTGGATTGTGAGGTGGGAAGGATAGATTATGAGGTGTTCATAATGGTGGGTGCTTCAGGGTAGATTCTAGCCATTGCACTCAGGAATCCTCTGCCTTTTACTGGACAGAGCACTCCTTTTATCTTTATAGAGTGtgtttttttctcaaatgatTTAAGAGGAGGGTCCAGTTTTATTAGTGGggaatcttttcatgtaccttcATGGTCAGGTGAAAGATGTGGGCTAACAAATCTGATGTTGATGGATTCCCATTAAAACAGCTCTTTTCCCCTCTTTGCTCTCCCACTCCAAGGATTCCTCATACCCCTATAGCCAGTCAGATCAAGGCATGAACCGGCACAACATTCCTTGCAATGTCCATCAGTATGAGTCCTCGGGAACAATGAACAATGATAATTCAGATCTTTTGGATTCCCAAGTCCAGTATAGTGCTGAGCCTCAGCGGTATGGTAATGCTGTCAGTGAACACCCCGGCAATCAAGATGAAAGTGATAATCTTCCTGAAGAGTGTTTATCTTCAGATGAAGGTACTCTgccaagtattaaaaaaattatacatgtgcTGGAGAAGGTCCAATACCTTGAGCAAGAAGTAGAAGAGTTCGTagggaaaaagacagacaaaGCATACTGGCTTCTGGAAGAAATGCTAACCAAGGAACTTTTGGAACTGGATTCAGTTGAAACTGGTGGCCAGGACTCTGTCCGGCAGGCCAGGAAAGAGGCTGTTTGTAAAATCCAGGCCAtactggaaaaactggaaaaaaaaggattatgaAGGATTTAGAACAAAGGGGAAGCCTGTTACTAACTTGACCaaagaactcttgattttggttaaAACCCTCTTTTTGAAAAGATTGTTGGTGACAAGAAGCAATACATTCCAACTTTCCTTTgattaaaacttgaaaaactgGTAAAGGACTTGAAAGAACATTTTAGTTAtgagttgttttcagttttcagacCAATGAATGTAATAGGAAACTGTGGAGTTACCGTTATTGCCAAGTAGACTCACTCCTTAAGAAATTTGTGGATATCTACAAGCTGCTTCTTATCAGCAGGAGGGAAACATGCTTTATGTAACAGGCTTATCAAAAATCTACCAGATGAGACTGGATATAATCTGAGGCCAACaggctctgtttttttttaaccacctggATTACTTGTCACATTTTTGTACATTGTGACTGCTTTCAGCATATACTTCATGTGTAAATTACAGCTTGGGACTTTAGC
Coding sequences:
- the BAG4 gene encoding BAG family molecular chaperone regulator 4 yields the protein MSALRRSGYGPSDGPSYGRFYGPGGDVPMHPPPPLYPPRPEPPQPPMSWRVRGGGPAETTWPGEGAGGDGYYASAGAWSETGRAGGNHQDQPPYSSYNSNYWNSPARPRAPYPSTYPVRPEMQGQSLNSYTNGVYGSPYPPVPAPNTASYSGAYYTPGYTQTSYSPEVPSTYRSPGNSPAPVSRWLYPQQDCQTEAAPLRGQVPGYPASQNPGMTLPHYPYGDGNRSVPQPGPTVRPQEDSWASPGAYGMGTRYPWPSAAPSAPPGNLYMSESPSPWPSNSSPQSPPSPSPHQPKDSSYPYSQSDQGMNRHNIPCNVHQYESSGTMNNDNSDLLDSQVQYSAEPQRYGNAVSEHPGNQDESDNLPEECLSSDEGTLPSIKKIIHVLEKVQYLEQEVEEFVGKKTDKAYWLLEEMLTKELLELDSVETGGQDSVRQARKEAVCKIQAILEKLEKKGL